In one window of Fodinibius salicampi DNA:
- a CDS encoding phage tail sheath C-terminal domain-containing protein, translating to MATYKTPGVYVEEVSIFPPSVAQVETAIPAFIGYTEEGPTDPTRIKSMVDYQSIFGGPSKELPDFSIDADGNASPDSDIPVTPEYKMYYMLQLYFANGGGPCYIISVGNYEETPSISASDLTDALTNKLKKEDEPTLIVFPDAQSIGNETDYHDLYAAAISQSADLGDRFTICDVLPVEEVSGDDPIGAFRNGIGTNNLMYGAAYYPNLETSLTHQYNEDELMVSVTNPDDPDAGDISVLRHSDATIENAGDPEATAGESLFHANDGAYRQQYYDIRKTIESVKLVFPPSGAVAGAYAMVDSNRGVWKAPANVSLNRVVRPVVALDSEDQEDMNVTGTGKSINAIRSFSGKGVLIWGARTLDGNSNEWRYISVRRFFNMVEESVKKATERFVFEPNSANTWVKVKAMIENFLTDQWRDGALMGAKPDDAFYVKVGLGETMTQQHVLEGEMIVEIGMAVVRPAEFIILRFSHKMIES from the coding sequence ATGGCCACTTATAAAACACCCGGCGTTTATGTAGAGGAAGTTTCAATATTCCCGCCATCAGTAGCACAAGTAGAAACCGCAATTCCGGCTTTTATCGGCTATACTGAGGAGGGACCCACCGATCCAACGAGAATAAAATCAATGGTTGATTACCAGTCGATTTTTGGAGGTCCGTCCAAAGAGTTGCCCGATTTCAGTATTGATGCAGATGGTAACGCGAGTCCGGATTCCGATATTCCCGTCACCCCGGAGTATAAGATGTATTATATGCTGCAGCTTTATTTCGCCAACGGCGGTGGACCGTGTTACATTATCTCAGTGGGGAATTACGAGGAAACCCCTTCGATTTCTGCTTCGGATTTAACCGATGCGTTGACGAATAAGCTTAAGAAAGAAGACGAGCCGACGCTTATCGTTTTCCCGGATGCCCAAAGTATCGGCAATGAAACCGATTATCATGATCTTTATGCCGCAGCTATATCTCAAAGTGCTGATCTGGGAGATCGCTTTACGATTTGTGATGTATTGCCTGTTGAGGAGGTATCGGGAGATGATCCGATAGGGGCATTTCGGAATGGAATCGGGACCAACAATTTGATGTATGGCGCAGCTTACTATCCGAATCTGGAAACGAGTCTTACCCACCAGTATAACGAAGATGAATTAATGGTATCCGTCACAAATCCGGATGACCCGGATGCCGGTGATATTTCGGTGCTTCGCCATAGCGATGCAACCATTGAAAATGCCGGTGATCCCGAAGCTACAGCTGGTGAATCATTGTTCCATGCCAATGACGGGGCGTACCGGCAGCAGTATTACGATATCAGGAAAACAATCGAGTCGGTTAAGCTGGTGTTTCCACCGAGCGGGGCCGTCGCCGGCGCCTATGCAATGGTTGACAGCAATCGGGGCGTTTGGAAAGCACCGGCCAATGTATCGCTGAACCGGGTTGTGCGTCCTGTGGTAGCGTTAGACAGCGAAGACCAGGAAGATATGAATGTAACCGGTACCGGCAAATCCATTAATGCCATCAGAAGTTTTAGCGGCAAAGGCGTATTGATTTGGGGCGCCCGAACACTGGATGGGAACAGCAACGAATGGCGCTATATTTCGGTGCGCCGCTTCTTCAATATGGTGGAAGAATCGGTGAAGAAAGCCACCGAACGCTTTGTATTTGAACCCAACAGTGCCAATACCTGGGTGAAGGTGAAAGCGATGATTGAAAACTTCCTGACTGACCAGTGGCGCGACGGCGCTCTCATGGGAGCCAAGCCTGATGATGCCTTTTATGTGAAAGTGGGGCTGGGTGAAACAATGACTCAGCAGCATGTTCTTGAAGGGGAAATGATTGTGGAGATCGGTATGGCGGTGGTACGGCCGGCCGAATTTATTATTCTGCGCTTTTCTCACAAAATGATTGAATCTTAA
- a CDS encoding phage tail sheath family protein, with amino-acid sequence MSYKTPGVYVEEKSLFPPSVAQVETAIPAFIGFTEMAEDEEGNTLHETPTRIESMLEYETYFGGPQPQAFEVNLAEEAPYLPQSLSFQGGKTPYLMHPALEMFYANGGGPCYIVSVGDYDDATEVSSLDSIEDYQELKDGLDKIRKVDEVTLIVLPEASQLSADSQYDLYKDVLMQCGDLQDRFGIFDVRSEDDDGSDFRNGIGTSFLRYGAAYYPHLNTSVSYAYTPEAVTFKHASGPFDDFVWNEVQILAEALNLQQQLEDAKTRVDGADTDAQAEPIESIRKDEFVALLGIAKRNADKAISFAEDALELIADETFTSSDLDAAKTEYADSESIDDSNTKEEIRDAIGAFQGATEDAQTAMEAIITELNDPNQTSIPESSNSDIEDHYTNEFQSELTKLLDEERMTMPPSSTMAGIYAKVDEDRGVWKSPANVSINRVSGPAEKLTISENDSFNVHPTGKSINVIRAFTGKGTLVWGARTLDGNSNEWRYISVRRFFNMVEESVKKATEPFVFEPNDANTWVKVKAMIENFLTVQWRSGALMGAKPEDAFYVKVGLGETMTQQNVLEGEMIVEIGMAVVRPAEFIILRFSHKMLES; translated from the coding sequence ATGAGTTATAAAACACCCGGCGTTTATGTAGAGGAAAAGTCACTGTTTCCGCCTTCCGTAGCACAAGTAGAAACCGCAATCCCGGCCTTTATCGGCTTTACGGAAATGGCTGAGGATGAGGAGGGAAATACACTGCATGAAACGCCAACACGTATTGAATCGATGCTGGAATATGAAACCTACTTCGGGGGACCGCAACCGCAGGCGTTTGAAGTGAACCTGGCTGAAGAAGCTCCGTATTTGCCTCAGTCCTTAAGTTTTCAAGGAGGTAAAACTCCTTACCTGATGCATCCCGCCCTGGAAATGTTTTATGCAAACGGAGGGGGACCTTGCTATATCGTCTCGGTCGGAGATTACGATGACGCAACTGAGGTATCCAGCCTGGACAGTATCGAGGATTACCAGGAGTTAAAGGATGGGCTGGATAAAATCCGTAAAGTCGATGAAGTGACGCTGATCGTTTTGCCGGAAGCCAGTCAGTTATCAGCGGATAGCCAATACGATTTGTATAAGGATGTGCTGATGCAGTGTGGTGATCTGCAGGACCGGTTTGGTATCTTTGATGTGCGAAGCGAAGATGATGATGGCAGCGATTTTCGAAATGGCATTGGCACCTCCTTTCTTCGCTATGGAGCGGCATACTATCCGCATCTTAATACTTCAGTCTCGTATGCATATACCCCGGAAGCGGTAACATTTAAGCATGCTTCCGGTCCTTTTGATGATTTTGTATGGAATGAAGTGCAAATACTTGCTGAAGCTCTTAATTTGCAACAGCAGCTGGAAGATGCTAAAACCAGGGTAGATGGTGCCGATACAGATGCGCAAGCTGAGCCTATTGAATCAATACGAAAAGATGAGTTTGTAGCTTTATTGGGCATTGCAAAAAGAAATGCTGATAAGGCTATTTCTTTTGCCGAAGATGCTTTGGAATTAATTGCTGATGAGACGTTTACTTCTTCTGATCTGGATGCTGCAAAGACCGAATATGCTGACTCAGAATCTATTGATGATTCTAATACCAAGGAAGAGATAAGAGACGCTATTGGAGCCTTCCAGGGAGCAACCGAGGATGCTCAAACGGCTATGGAGGCTATTATTACAGAACTTAATGATCCGAACCAAACATCCATACCGGAAAGCAGTAATTCAGATATTGAGGATCACTATACAAATGAGTTTCAGTCCGAATTGACAAAGCTGCTTGATGAAGAGAGAATGACCATGCCGCCATCTTCAACAATGGCGGGTATTTACGCCAAAGTAGACGAAGACCGCGGCGTCTGGAAGTCACCGGCGAATGTGAGTATTAACCGGGTATCGGGCCCCGCGGAAAAATTGACGATCAGTGAAAATGATAGCTTTAACGTACATCCCACGGGTAAATCGATTAATGTTATCCGTGCATTTACCGGCAAGGGCACGCTGGTTTGGGGCGCCCGAACGCTGGATGGCAACAGCAATGAGTGGCGCTATATTTCAGTGCGGCGTTTCTTCAATATGGTAGAGGAATCGGTGAAGAAAGCCACCGAGCCGTTCGTGTTTGAACCCAACGATGCCAATACATGGGTCAAGGTGAAAGCGATGATTGAAAACTTTTTGACGGTACAGTGGCGGTCCGGCGCCTTGATGGGCGCCAAGCCTGAAGATGCCTTTTATGTGAAAGTAGGGCTGGGTGAGACGATGACTCAGCAAAATGTATTGGAAGGCGAAATGATTGTAGAGATCGGTATGGCGGTCGTACGTCCGGCCGAGTTTATTATCCTGCGTTTTTCTCACAAAATGCTCGAATCGTAA
- a CDS encoding phage tail protein, protein MSDYPLVKFHFQVEWGGTKIGFSEVSGLNVETEPIEYRHGASPEFTKTKMPGLQKYSNITLKRGSFQSDNEFYEWWNTIRLNTIERRDITISLLNEEHEPLITWKVKNAWPIKVESTDLKADGNEVAIESMELAHEGLTIEYQ, encoded by the coding sequence ATGAGTGATTATCCATTAGTAAAATTTCATTTCCAGGTAGAATGGGGCGGTACAAAGATCGGGTTTTCAGAAGTCTCTGGCCTGAATGTAGAAACAGAACCTATCGAATACCGCCATGGAGCCAGTCCGGAGTTCACCAAAACCAAAATGCCGGGCTTGCAAAAGTATAGTAATATTACCCTTAAACGGGGGTCGTTTCAGAGTGACAACGAGTTCTATGAGTGGTGGAATACGATAAGGCTGAATACTATAGAACGGCGCGATATTACGATTTCCCTGCTCAACGAAGAGCATGAGCCGCTTATCACCTGGAAAGTCAAAAATGCATGGCCGATTAAGGTTGAATCAACGGATCTGAAAGCCGACGGCAACGAGGTAGCGATCGAATCTATGGAGCTTGCACACGAAGGATTAACGATAGAGTATCAATAA
- a CDS encoding phage tail protein: MAESYPPVSFYYQVSFNGIGDNAIDTRFQSVSGLSAEVKTETYKEGGENRFEHVLPVRSSYSDITLKRGLATDSKLIKWFTDTFDTMQVQPVTIDIMLLNEEGDPLVSWNLVHAWPKKWSISDFDAEQNAIAIETLELHYRTFSINM; this comes from the coding sequence ATGGCAGAATCTTATCCGCCGGTCAGTTTTTATTACCAGGTATCGTTCAATGGTATTGGAGATAATGCCATTGATACCCGGTTCCAGTCCGTTTCGGGACTCTCGGCAGAGGTTAAAACCGAAACCTATAAAGAGGGTGGAGAAAACCGCTTTGAACATGTATTGCCGGTGCGGTCCAGCTATTCGGATATTACCCTGAAGCGGGGGCTGGCTACCGACTCCAAACTCATCAAGTGGTTTACTGATACCTTTGATACGATGCAGGTACAGCCGGTTACGATTGATATCATGCTGCTTAATGAGGAGGGAGATCCGTTGGTAAGCTGGAACCTCGTACATGCCTGGCCTAAAAAATGGAGTATCTCCGATTTTGATGCCGAGCAAAACGCCATCGCAATTGAAACACTGGAGCTGCACTATCGAACATTTTCAATCAATATGTGA
- a CDS encoding DUF5908 family protein, which produces MPIEIKELHIKVNVEEPSPERSRSRPGRRPPQATGDRDNLVDLCVEKVLEVLKQKNRR; this is translated from the coding sequence ATGCCAATTGAGATTAAGGAACTGCACATTAAGGTAAATGTGGAAGAGCCATCGCCGGAGCGATCAAGGTCAAGGCCCGGCCGACGACCGCCTCAGGCGACCGGGGATCGTGATAATTTGGTTGACCTATGCGTAGAAAAAGTGTTGGAAGTATTAAAGCAGAAAAACCGCAGGTAG
- a CDS encoding CIS tube protein, with protein sequence MADETLKMLIVGYKNAEFTIPAPVPPFKAHVNPESYTQSVYVNYSELQASGTSSAANKYNNTDPQTLRFEFLLDRSGALGNLESGPVGVTPDIMHFKKLALSYDGEIHRPRYLMLVWGTLLFKCQLQSLEIEHKMFSPQGLPLRAVLKTTFKKYVEETERVARENKSSPDLTHVRTVEEGDTLPLMTYNIYGDSRYYLEVARINGITDFRNLKQGSEIVFPPLEKMN encoded by the coding sequence ATGGCTGATGAAACCCTGAAAATGCTTATCGTCGGATATAAAAATGCTGAATTTACAATTCCGGCGCCAGTCCCGCCTTTTAAAGCTCACGTTAATCCCGAGAGCTATACCCAGTCGGTGTATGTTAATTATTCCGAATTACAGGCATCGGGTACCAGCAGTGCCGCTAATAAATATAATAATACGGATCCCCAGACACTCAGATTTGAATTTTTGCTCGATAGATCTGGTGCGCTGGGCAACCTCGAAAGCGGGCCGGTCGGAGTTACACCGGATATCATGCACTTTAAGAAATTGGCGCTTAGTTATGACGGTGAAATTCACCGTCCTCGTTATCTGATGCTGGTATGGGGTACGCTCCTGTTTAAGTGCCAGTTGCAGAGCCTGGAGATTGAACACAAGATGTTTAGTCCGCAGGGACTGCCTTTGCGGGCTGTGTTAAAAACGACCTTTAAGAAGTATGTGGAGGAAACAGAGCGAGTTGCACGCGAAAATAAAAGTTCTCCCGACTTAACGCATGTTCGTACCGTCGAAGAGGGGGATACCCTGCCACTGATGACGTATAATATTTATGGCGACTCCAGGTATTACCTTGAAGTGGCCCGGATTAACGGGATTACTGATTTTCGAAATTTAAAACAGGGAAGCGAAATTGTGTTTCCACCTCTTGAAAAGATGAATTAA
- the vgrG gene encoding type VI secretion system tip protein VgrG, with product MPVLPTDILSNSARTNGVVTHTILVDGEEVPSTVEVYSIDIWNELNRIPRAKVVILDGNTADQTFKVSEEDWFVPGNEIEIQLGYESEENTVFKGIVTGQSIKMRSNGNSILTVSCTDPAIKLTTIPKSRYFYDATESEVFETIISEYGNVSADVETTQFTHKEILQFQSTDWDFIQSRADINGLFCHVEGGTISIKKPDFGQEPEETVVYGNNLLEIDAEMDGTSQMGSVKGISWDYSKTEPSEVDAASSSPVTPGNISSGDLSGSFENKEWFLRAGAKIPSEVLQTWANAKLMKHELAKVRGRAKIRGLSTINPGAVITLEGVGDRFNGNAFVSGVKHSFYKGEWVMDVQFGLSPEWFSEQYKISEEPAAGMMPSVSGLQIGLVTQIEEDPDGDERILVRLPMIDTEEQGVWARLATAGAGDNRGVIVRPEIDDEVVVGFIHGDPNQPIILGSLNSANNPAPIAASDDNHEKGWVSRGEIKMLLNDDAPSIIIEMPSGKKISVDDDAGEIVMEDENGNSMVMNSDGITVESPSDINIKATGDLNLEGTNINVKANAGFKAEGSASAEVSSSGSTTIKGSIVQIN from the coding sequence ATGCCGGTTTTACCAACAGATATTCTTTCAAACAGTGCAAGAACCAACGGTGTGGTAACTCATACTATCCTGGTTGATGGGGAGGAAGTCCCATCGACAGTAGAAGTGTACTCTATCGATATCTGGAATGAGTTGAACCGTATTCCCCGGGCGAAAGTGGTTATTCTTGATGGTAACACCGCAGATCAGACTTTCAAGGTCAGTGAAGAGGATTGGTTCGTGCCGGGCAATGAAATTGAAATTCAGCTGGGGTATGAGTCTGAAGAAAATACGGTGTTCAAAGGAATCGTTACGGGGCAGTCTATTAAAATGCGCTCCAATGGCAATAGTATATTAACCGTGAGCTGTACCGACCCGGCTATAAAACTCACCACTATTCCCAAGAGCCGGTATTTTTATGACGCTACCGAAAGCGAGGTTTTTGAAACGATTATTAGTGAATATGGCAACGTAAGTGCGGATGTAGAAACTACGCAGTTTACCCATAAGGAAATTTTGCAGTTTCAGTCTACCGATTGGGATTTTATTCAGAGCCGGGCTGATATAAATGGGCTGTTTTGCCACGTTGAGGGAGGCACTATTTCTATTAAGAAACCGGACTTTGGCCAAGAGCCTGAAGAAACTGTTGTGTATGGCAATAACCTGTTGGAGATTGATGCCGAAATGGATGGTACAAGCCAAATGGGATCGGTAAAAGGGATTTCCTGGGATTATTCTAAAACCGAACCCAGTGAGGTAGATGCTGCTTCTTCTTCGCCGGTAACGCCGGGGAATATCAGCTCTGGTGATCTCTCGGGGAGTTTTGAAAATAAGGAGTGGTTTCTCCGGGCCGGTGCTAAAATACCCAGCGAAGTGTTGCAGACATGGGCGAATGCCAAGCTCATGAAGCACGAGCTGGCTAAGGTCCGGGGCCGGGCTAAAATTCGCGGTTTATCTACGATTAATCCGGGAGCGGTTATTACCCTGGAAGGGGTCGGTGATCGGTTTAATGGCAATGCATTTGTGAGCGGTGTAAAGCATAGCTTTTATAAGGGGGAGTGGGTGATGGATGTGCAGTTTGGCCTTTCTCCGGAGTGGTTTAGCGAGCAATATAAAATTTCCGAGGAGCCTGCAGCCGGAATGATGCCTTCTGTGAGCGGACTTCAAATCGGACTGGTTACGCAAATCGAGGAAGATCCGGATGGCGATGAACGTATCCTCGTTCGGTTACCGATGATTGATACCGAGGAGCAGGGGGTGTGGGCACGGCTGGCTACGGCAGGGGCAGGAGATAACCGGGGAGTAATTGTACGCCCCGAAATAGATGATGAAGTGGTGGTGGGCTTTATCCACGGCGATCCCAACCAGCCGATTATTTTAGGTTCCCTGAATAGTGCTAATAATCCGGCACCTATTGCGGCCAGTGATGATAATCATGAGAAGGGATGGGTGAGCCGCGGGGAAATAAAGATGCTGCTCAATGATGATGCTCCTTCTATAATTATTGAAATGCCTTCGGGCAAGAAAATTTCTGTCGATGACGATGCGGGAGAAATTGTCATGGAAGATGAGAACGGCAACAGCATGGTTATGAATAGTGATGGTATTACCGTGGAAAGTCCTTCGGATATCAATATTAAGGCCACTGGTGATCTGAATCTTGAGGGGACAAATATCAATGTCAAAGCCAATGCAGGTTTTAAGGCTGAAGGATCGGCCTCGGCCGAAGTGAGCTCGAGTGGTAGTACTACGATTAAAGGAAGTATAGTGCAAATTAATTGA
- a CDS encoding PAAR domain-containing protein, with protein sequence MPSAARITDMHICPMVNPGGAPHVGGPVLPPGAPTVLIEGLPAARMGDMATCSGPPDTIIQGSATVLIEGKPAARMGDMTSHGGQIVAGSGTVIIGG encoded by the coding sequence ATGCCGTCAGCAGCAAGAATAACCGATATGCACATTTGCCCAATGGTGAATCCGGGTGGGGCTCCCCATGTGGGGGGACCCGTTTTACCCCCGGGAGCACCTACCGTTCTAATTGAGGGATTACCCGCCGCCCGGATGGGTGATATGGCTACGTGCTCTGGACCACCCGATACGATCATCCAGGGATCGGCAACGGTGTTAATAGAGGGCAAACCGGCTGCAAGGATGGGAGATATGACTTCACACGGCGGACAAATTGTAGCAGGCAGCGGAACGGTAATAATTGGAGGCTAA
- a CDS encoding GPW/gp25 family protein, translating to MENGKDFLGSGWSFPPAFDKEDGKVQLTHNREDIERSLEILVGTRKGERVMRPEYGCNLDDMVFESFNLSMKTYLADLVETAILYYEPRIEPLNINIDETFIYEGRLMIEIEYLIRATNSRFNKVFPFYLEEGTEI from the coding sequence ATGGAGAATGGGAAAGATTTTTTAGGCAGCGGATGGAGTTTTCCCCCTGCATTTGATAAAGAAGACGGTAAGGTACAATTAACGCATAACCGGGAAGATATTGAACGCAGTCTTGAAATACTGGTGGGCACGCGTAAAGGTGAACGGGTTATGCGTCCTGAGTATGGCTGTAATCTTGATGATATGGTGTTCGAATCCTTCAATTTATCGATGAAAACGTATCTGGCTGATCTGGTTGAAACGGCTATTCTGTATTATGAACCGCGTATTGAACCGTTGAATATTAATATTGACGAGACTTTTATATATGAAGGCCGGCTGATGATTGAAATTGAGTACCTGATCCGGGCTACCAATTCTCGTTTTAACAAGGTGTTTCCCTTTTACCTGGAAGAAGGAACCGAAATATAA
- a CDS encoding baseplate J/gp47 family protein yields the protein MSDSCQHSNPLIHQGTSQSGRFLDALDPEKVKLHDLDADDWLDFAYEYARLVNFYAEDNAEEPRGDWQDFFETEGDIESLLERYGDGEVEPHLALFISFLKLLAYPQESINELPQRHLDFYYKDVLKLKKQPYTPDKVHVLFELAQNAQQELVDSGVLLKAGKDSEGNPLNYSTTTPLVVNSAQVASLKSVYVDEGILRHAPVTDSADGQGKEFKEENSWPAFGREEWPEEDLMWPEAELSFYVASHLLDLQEGNRIITLAIELANPSLLEDLSPTNIKAYFTGEKGWLDPVQATFSGGNKTKWQFELNAEEDPVLGYKEAVHEASIGTDQPVVKVTFSDPDYYENLKRAKIKSIELKVEVEGVKTLQLQNELGNLDPTKPFRPFGSSPKIGSKLSVVYPEMYGKPVSRFELSMRWLNLPANFSEHYKHYEDAINSKKQSYSYKIDDQINYNAAVFYNTEWLVGGIPVWEIINGSDGPPDDNMRENFKVEVTSPFETGSDTFELFTDPAQVKVDIAGTGITKKGEIELALTESFYHDLYPELYVNAVMEAQKTTGDMSITIEGTEVEVEGDEGSGSVDLPNEPYTPLLDQLTLSYTAREDISFTEELDEDLSTVLFHRHPFGTKRVIAENKTLLPSYNHGTLFVGLEKMESGSNISLLFQVAEGSENPLYSNFPEGETHIEWAVLSDNDWIDLKDHFTRNETNNFLRSGIVEIAIPEEATSNNTLVNGGLHWLRIHLKKEPDAVCRFTGIHAQAATAVFHNQENTTDHLEAGLPAETIGKMVNPRAKLKSVSQPYESFGGRPTETDNAFYRRVSERLRHKNRAVSIWDYEHVVLEQFPSLYKVKCLNHAYWDGSELDEMSPGNVTLVLIPKLTEENIEHRLEPRVSQDFKDRVEEYVAKHNSLHADTRAANAVYEPVRFQFDIRFDAGLDFSFYEKQAKEDLKRLMAPWVFDPEINIRFGGSFTEYQIVNYLENLEYVDYIEDFKMFHKPVNSDEEIKKSEVKPSNAMAILVPAQNHSINPATACT from the coding sequence ATGAGTGACTCCTGTCAACATAGCAATCCGCTTATCCATCAGGGTACTTCGCAATCCGGACGTTTTCTGGATGCATTGGATCCGGAAAAAGTGAAGCTACATGATTTGGATGCCGATGACTGGCTGGATTTTGCCTATGAATATGCACGGCTTGTCAATTTTTATGCGGAAGATAATGCCGAAGAGCCCCGGGGAGACTGGCAGGATTTCTTTGAAACCGAAGGTGATATTGAATCGCTGCTGGAGCGTTATGGTGACGGAGAGGTCGAGCCGCATCTTGCCCTTTTTATCAGCTTTCTGAAGTTGTTGGCTTATCCGCAGGAAAGCATTAATGAATTGCCCCAGCGACATCTTGATTTCTACTATAAAGACGTACTTAAGCTAAAGAAGCAGCCATATACGCCAGATAAGGTGCATGTTCTTTTTGAGTTGGCCCAAAATGCTCAGCAAGAACTGGTCGATTCAGGCGTGCTTTTAAAAGCGGGAAAAGACAGCGAGGGAAATCCTCTCAATTATAGTACGACCACTCCATTGGTCGTTAATTCCGCACAGGTAGCTTCTTTAAAGTCCGTATATGTTGACGAAGGTATACTAAGACATGCCCCTGTCACGGATTCTGCAGATGGCCAGGGCAAGGAATTTAAAGAGGAGAACAGCTGGCCGGCTTTTGGGAGAGAAGAGTGGCCCGAGGAAGATCTGATGTGGCCGGAAGCAGAGCTAAGTTTTTATGTGGCATCGCACCTGCTGGATCTTCAAGAGGGAAACAGAATAATTACGCTTGCAATCGAGCTTGCCAATCCCTCACTGCTGGAGGATCTTTCACCGACTAATATTAAAGCCTACTTTACCGGAGAGAAGGGATGGCTTGATCCTGTACAGGCAACTTTTTCCGGAGGCAATAAAACAAAATGGCAGTTTGAGCTGAATGCGGAAGAGGACCCGGTATTGGGTTATAAAGAGGCGGTACACGAGGCTTCTATCGGTACCGACCAGCCAGTCGTGAAGGTGACATTCAGTGATCCCGATTATTATGAGAATTTGAAGAGAGCGAAAATAAAAAGTATAGAGCTTAAGGTGGAAGTGGAGGGCGTTAAAACCCTGCAGTTGCAAAACGAGCTGGGGAACCTGGATCCCACCAAGCCATTTCGTCCTTTTGGATCTTCGCCCAAAATAGGATCAAAGTTGTCTGTTGTATATCCGGAGATGTATGGCAAGCCGGTTTCACGTTTTGAACTTAGTATGCGATGGTTGAATCTTCCGGCCAATTTCAGTGAACATTATAAACATTATGAGGATGCTATAAACAGCAAAAAACAAAGCTATAGTTATAAGATCGATGACCAAATTAATTATAATGCTGCTGTTTTTTACAATACTGAGTGGCTGGTAGGTGGAATACCGGTTTGGGAAATTATAAACGGATCCGATGGTCCCCCGGATGATAATATGCGAGAAAACTTTAAAGTTGAGGTTACTTCTCCTTTCGAGACCGGATCCGATACATTTGAGTTGTTCACGGACCCTGCACAGGTTAAGGTAGATATTGCTGGTACTGGCATAACTAAAAAGGGGGAAATTGAGCTGGCTTTAACCGAGTCATTTTATCACGATTTATATCCCGAGCTGTATGTTAATGCAGTGATGGAGGCCCAGAAAACCACCGGTGATATGTCAATCACAATTGAAGGGACAGAGGTAGAAGTGGAAGGGGATGAAGGATCTGGTTCGGTTGATTTGCCCAATGAGCCTTATACACCGCTGCTTGATCAGCTTACCCTCAGTTATACTGCCCGGGAAGATATTTCATTTACAGAAGAGTTGGATGAGGATCTATCTACTGTACTGTTTCACCGGCATCCCTTCGGCACCAAGCGCGTTATTGCTGAAAACAAAACACTGTTGCCATCCTATAATCATGGTACTTTGTTTGTCGGATTGGAAAAAATGGAGTCCGGTAGTAATATCAGCCTGCTGTTTCAGGTGGCGGAAGGGAGCGAGAATCCTTTGTACAGTAACTTTCCTGAGGGAGAAACTCATATTGAATGGGCGGTACTGTCAGATAACGACTGGATAGATTTGAAAGACCATTTTACCCGTAACGAAACCAATAACTTTCTCCGGTCGGGTATTGTGGAGATTGCTATTCCCGAAGAGGCTACCAGTAATAATACGCTTGTAAACGGCGGGCTGCATTGGTTGCGCATCCATTTGAAAAAAGAGCCGGATGCCGTTTGCCGGTTTACCGGTATACACGCGCAGGCAGCTACGGCTGTGTTCCATAATCAGGAAAATACCACCGATCACCTGGAGGCCGGTTTGCCCGCCGAAACAATTGGGAAAATGGTAAACCCGCGCGCAAAGCTTAAATCAGTTAGCCAGCCGTATGAATCTTTCGGGGGAAGGCCGACCGAAACAGACAACGCTTTTTACCGTCGGGTGAGTGAGCGCCTGCGACATAAAAATCGCGCAGTAAGCATTTGGGATTACGAGCATGTTGTTTTGGAACAATTCCCTTCCCTATATAAAGTAAAATGCCTGAATCATGCGTATTGGGACGGCAGCGAACTTGATGAAATGAGTCCCGGAAATGTAACGCTGGTCCTGATTCCAAAGTTGACCGAAGAGAATATCGAACACCGGTTAGAACCAAGGGTAAGCCAGGATTTTAAAGACCGGGTGGAGGAATATGTGGCTAAACATAATTCACTTCATGCTGATACCAGGGCGGCCAATGCGGTTTACGAGCCGGTTCGTTTTCAATTTGATATTCGTTTTGATGCGGGACTGGATTTTAGTTTCTACGAAAAGCAAGCGAAAGAAGATCTGAAACGGCTGATGGCTCCCTGGGTATTTGACCCGGAGATCAATATTCGTTTTGGGGGTTCTTTTACAGAGTATCAGATTGTAAACTACCTGGAGAATCTGGAGTACGTCGATTATATCGAGGATTTCAAGATGTTTCACAAGCCGGTAAACAGCGATGAGGAGATAAAAAAATCCGAAGTCAAGCCTTCGAATGCGATGGCTATTCTGGTGCCGGCACAAAATCATAGCATTAATCCTGCAACAGCCTGTACTTAA